A stretch of the Pseudomonadota bacterium genome encodes the following:
- a CDS encoding pantoate--beta-alanine ligase, translating to MKIFETADEIRSWSRAEKARGHGVAFVPTMGALHEGHLSLMREGKRRAEALAVSIYVNPAQFGPGEDLARYPRDLEGDLQKCRSVGAHALFAPSDREMYPDGFQSYVSVEDVSKDLCGASRPTHFRGVATVVAKLFNMVEPDVALFGEKDFQQLAVIRRMVKDLGYPVEIVGCPTVRDPDGLAMSSRNRYLSPAERSSALSLNRSLGAAREMVDAGERDPEKVLAKVRAIIEAEPDTRIDYAKIVDAGTMKDLDEIRRPALVALAVFVGSTRLIDNTLLA from the coding sequence ATGAAGATATTCGAGACAGCCGACGAGATCCGGTCCTGGTCGCGGGCGGAAAAGGCGCGCGGCCACGGGGTCGCGTTCGTGCCCACCATGGGCGCCCTCCACGAGGGCCATCTCTCGCTCATGCGCGAGGGAAAGCGGCGCGCAGAGGCGCTGGCCGTGTCCATCTACGTCAACCCCGCCCAGTTCGGCCCGGGCGAGGACCTGGCCAGATACCCGCGCGATCTCGAGGGCGACCTTCAAAAGTGCCGCTCGGTCGGCGCCCATGCGCTCTTCGCGCCCTCCGACCGAGAGATGTACCCCGACGGATTCCAGAGTTACGTATCGGTGGAAGATGTCTCAAAGGACCTCTGCGGAGCGTCGAGGCCGACGCACTTCCGCGGCGTGGCCACGGTGGTGGCAAAGCTCTTCAACATGGTGGAACCGGACGTGGCGCTCTTCGGCGAGAAGGACTTCCAGCAGCTGGCCGTCATCAGAAGGATGGTGAAAGACCTGGGATACCCGGTCGAGATAGTCGGATGCCCCACCGTGCGGGATCCGGACGGGCTGGCCATGAGCTCGCGCAACCGGTACCTCTCCCCTGCGGAGCGCTCCAGCGCCCTGTCGCTCAACCGCTCGCTCGGGGCGGCCCGGGAGATGGTAGATGCCGGCGAGCGCGACCCGGAGAAGGTCCTCGCAAAGGTCCGCGCGATAATAGAGGCCGAGCCCGACACGAGGATCGACTACGCGAAGATCGTGGACGCCGGTACGATGAAGGATCTGGATGAGATTAGACGGCCGGCGCTCGTCGCGCTGGCCGTGTTCGTCGGATCGACCCGCCTGATAGACAACACGCTGCTGGCCTGA